ACGAGCAATGCATCCGGCATGAGTTGGCGCGACGCTAGGGACTGGACTCCTTAACGGAAACAATCGGCGCGCACGATCAGAAGTTGATCGAAGCGCTCAGCCGGGCGGTCAGTGGGGCGCCCTGGAACACGTAACCATCGCCTATGTATTCACCGGCGTCACGCCAGTAGCGTTTATCGAACAGATTGTCCACGGTCAGTCGGAACACCGTGTCGTAACCGTCGATGCGCGTGCTGTAGCGGCTGCCGATGTTGAAGATGGCGTAGGCTCCGGTCTGCACTTCACCTTGGCGGTTGGCGTACTTGCTGGCGCTGTACTGCACTCCGCCGAGCAGCGCCAGGCCGTCGAACCAGGGCAGGGCGTAGTCGCCGTAGAGGCTGGCGCGCAGGGTCGGAACGTTGATCGCCTGGTGGCCTTCATAAGCGGGCGTGCCGCTGTCGGTGACCCGCGCGCGGATCGCCGCGACACTGGCAGAAATCTGCAGGCGCTGACTGGCCCAGCCATTGGCCGAGAGCTCCAGCCCGGTGTTTTTCTGTTCGCCCTGTTGGGTGAACGTGAACGTGCCGTCGTCATTCGGTCGCGAGTACTGATAGGCCTGGCGAATCTGGAACAGCGCCGCGGCCAGACTGATGCGCTGCCAGTCGTATTTGATGCCGGCCTCGATTTGTCGCGATACGGTGGGCGCGAGGATTTCATAGGCATTGGTGGTGAACCACGCCGCTTCGCCGCCCAAGGACAAGCCCTTGCTGTAGCGGGTGTACAGCGACAGGTTTTGCACCGGCTTGTAGATCAGCGCGGCTTGGGGCAGAAACTCATAGCGTTGAGTGTGCCGGGTGGTGTCGCCCTGACTGTCGAAGGTCTCTTCATCCAGGCGCACTTCGCGCCCGCCAAGCACTGCCTGCCATTGCTCGTTGAAGCTGATCCGGTCATTGAAGAACAGCCCGTATTGGCGGCTGTCCAGGCGTCGGTAGGAATCGTTGAGCGGGCCTTCGTAGCGGCCAAAATCAGCCGGCTCGCTGTTGATGTTGGCACTGCCGATCATCTGGTTGATGGCATCACGTTTGTCCACCACGCGGCGGAACGCGCTAGTCCCCACGCTCAGTTCGTGACCCAGACCGCCGGTTTCGAAGCGGCCGCTAAGGGCAGCCTGCACCTCATCGTTGCGGCGGGTATCGTCGGGGCTGCGGAAATCGTAAATGTCGTAGTCGCCCTCGGGACTGAAGTAATTTGGCACTGCAGCGCTGGCGCAACTGGCGGAGCCGTAGCAGCCCCAGGCGAACGAGCTGTAGTCATCGATCACCACGCGGCTGCGCGAGGCGCTGACGCTGCCTTTCCACTGCTCGCTGAAGCGGTATTCGAAGTTGCCGTTGAGGTTCAGCGCATCGGTGGTGACCGGCTTTGAACCGCTCTGGTGTGCCAGCAGCTTCTTCGGCGAGGCGTGGTGCGGCAGGCTGGAACCGCCGAGCAGTTGATAACCCGGTGCCGAGCGCTGTTCCTTGGTCTGGTACTCGGCGTCCAGTTGCAGCAGCGCATCGGGGCTGATGTTCCAGTCAAAGGCCAGCGAGGCGAAATCGCGTTGGCCATTGGTGTGTTCGACGTAGGAATGGAGGTCTTCGTGGGCCAGGTTGGCGCGCAGGCCGAACTGCTGCTCGCTGCCGAACCAGCCACCGACGTCAGTGGCCAGGTAACCACTGCCGCGATCATCGGTGGAGACGGTGACCGAACGCACATCGGCAGGCCGCTTGGTCACGTAGTTGACCAGCCCGCCGGGCTCGCTGACACCGCTTTGCAGGCCGGAAAGGCCCTTGAGCAACTCCACTTGCTGTTTGTTCTCCAGCCCGACGTTCTGTTCGCCGGTGATGGCGCGGCCGTTGATCTTGTAGCTGCTGGCAGAGTTGAGGGAGAAGCCACGCACGACGAAGTTTTCGTAGTAGCCGACCGGCGCATAGCTTTCACCCACCGAAGCATCGTTGCGCAGTACTTCGCTGAGCAGGCGGGCCTGCTGATCCTTGATCAAGGCTTCATTGACCACCGAAATCGAGGCCGGCGTATCAAGCAATGGCGCCGCCTCGAAACCACCGACCGAAGCGCTGTCGGCCTGATAACCGGAGGTGTCTTCGCCGGTAACGGACACCGCCGGTAGTTCGGTCGCGGCGGCCCAGACCGAAGGCACGGCGCTGGACAGCAGCAGGCCCAAGCCCAGGTTCAGGGGATTGAGCGCGAACCGCGGGGCGGCCACTCCCTGGCGGGAGGTCCGGTAAAGCCTATTCATGAAAAATCCTCGACGACTGCGGGCCTGGGTTTGGCGAGTCTTAGCCTGCGGCTCACGCTTGAAGCGGCGCATCATACAAGAGGAGCGATCATGAAATGAAAATGTCATCGCGACGATCGCTGCGTAACTGTAGGGGTTCCTCACAACCCCCAGCCATCTCTGACAGCCTTTCGAATCCCTTCCAGCAACATCGCAAACGCCGGGTTGTCGTTGTTCTCGCGCCAGATCAAATGCAGTTCACTCTGCACGCCTTCCCCCAGATCGATATCGCGAAACACCACGTTCTTGAACACGACACTGGTGGCGCAGCGCGGCACCAGGGCCAGGCCCATTCCGGCGTTGACCAGAGCCAGGATGGTCAAGGACGAGCCGAGCCATTGCACATATTCCGGGGCGACGCGGGCCGAGCGGAGCATACCGGTCAGCAGTTCGTTGAACGGCGGGTACGCCGCATGGGAGTACATGAGGAAGGGTTGTGCGTCCAGGTCTTTGACGGACACGGTTTCGGCGCTGGCCAGCCGATGATTGTGGGGGACGGCCAATACGAAAGGTTCACGCACCAGGCATTCGGTGGCGTAGCCCGGCTCCAGCAACGGCGCGCGGACGATGCCCAGATCGATCCGGCGGGCGCGAAGGGCCTCGTGCTGCTGGTAGGTGTTCATCTCCGACAGATCGATTTTGACCTGAGGCTGTTTGAGCCGCGCTTCAGCGATGACCTTGGGCAGGAACTCGTAAACGGCGCTGCCGACGAAGCTGATGTTGACCGTACCGATGTCCCCTTCGGCGAAACGCCGGGCTGTTACGGCGGCTTGCTGAGCGCGCTCCAGCAGGTTCTGCGCCTCGATGAAAAAGGCACGGCCGGCGGCGGTCAAAGCGACGCTGCGCGTGCTGCGGGTGAACAACTCGACGCCCAGGTGGTGCTCCAACAATTGAATCTGGCGACTGAGGGGTGGTTGGGTCATGTTCAACCGTTCGGCGGCCCGGCGAAAATTGAGTTCGGTGGCCACGGTGGTGAAGCAGCGCAGTTGCGTCAGTTCGAACATTGATCTAATCCGGGTATCAATCGAGTGCCAAGTTAGATTAGACGGGATCAATAGGCGCGTCCATGATCGTTTCTCCCCTAAAAAAACAATGAACGGGAGTCGCCCCTTGAATAACCATCAGAGTCCGCCGGACCCTAGCGTCCTCGCCCGAGCAGTGGCCAAGGTCAAGCGCCATGTGCTGCCGCTGTTCGTGGTGATGTTCATCGTCAACTACATCGACCGGGTCAACATCGGCTTCGTGCGCAGCCACCTGGAAACCGACCTGGGCATTGGCGCAGCGGCCTATGGCTTGGGCGCCGGGCTGTTTTTCATCGGTTACGCCATCTTCGAAGTACCGTCCAATATGTTGCTGCAACGCTACGGTGCTCGCGCCTGGCTGACGCGCATCATGTTCACCTGGGGCGCGGCCGCGATGGCCATGGCCTTCGTGCGCGGCGAAACCAGCTTCTATGTGCTGCGCTTCATTCTCGGCGCCGCCGAAGCGGGGTTTTTCCCCGGCATCATTTATTACTTCACCCAATGGCTACCGTCGACCGAGCGGGGCAAGGCCATGGCGATTTTCCTCAGCGGCTCAGCCATTGCCTCGGTGATTTCCGGTCCGGTGTCCGGCGCGCTGCTGCACGTCAACGGTCTCAGCCTGCATGGCTGGCAGTGGATGTTCCTGATTGAAGGCTTTGCTTCCATCGTGCTCTGTGGGTTTGTCTGGTACTGGCTGCAATCCCATCCACGCGAGGCGAAATGGCTGAGCGTCGAAGAGAAGGATGCACTGGTCAGCGCCATCGCCCTGGAACAGCAGGCTCGCGAAGCCGTGCAGACGGTCAAACCGTCGATGTTCAAATTGCTCGCCGATCGGCAGATTGCGCTGTTCTGCTTTATCTACTTTTCCATCGCCCTGACGATTTATGGCGCGACGTTCTGGCTGCCAAGCATGATCAAGAAAATGGGCAACCTGGGCGACTTCCAGATCGGCCTGTTCAACTCGATCCCGTGGATCATCTCCATCCTGGCGATGTATGGCTTTGCCGCCATGGCCAGCAAATGGAAGTACCAACAGGCCTGGGTGGCCGTGACGCTGGTGATCGCCGCGTTCGGCATGTTCATGTCCACCACCGGCGGGCCGATCTTCGCCTTCGTCGCCATCTGTTTTGCGGCCATTGGTTTCAAGGCTGCTTCAGCATTGTTCTGGCCGATTCCCCAAGGCTATCTGGATGCGCGCATCGCCGCGGCGGTGATTGCTTTGATCAATTCCATCGGCAATCTCGGCGGCTTCGTGGCGCCGACCGCGTTCGGGTTCCTGGAACAGACCACCGGCTCCATCGAAGGCGGTTTGTACGGCCTGGCGGCGACTTCGCTGGTGGCGGCCGTGGTGATCTTTTTTGCCCGCACTGCACCGCGTGGCGACACGCGCAGCTCGCTCACCGGTAAACCGGTCGACGCCGCGGCACCGAAAAAACCTGTCAGTCATCAAGCCTTGAATACCGAGCCAAAGGGAGCTGCCTCTTGAAAATCAAACGCGTCACAGTCACCCCCATCGCCTTCCGTGATCCGCCGCTGCTCAATGCCAGCGGCATTCACGAACCCTTCGCGCTGCGTTCGATCATCGAGATCGAGAGCGACAACGGCTACATCGGCCTGGGCGAAAGCTACGGCGATGCCCCGGCGCTGGCGATTCAACAGCAATTGCAAAGTCAGCTGATCGGTCTCGACCCGTTCAACCTCAACCAGTTGCGCGCTATCGTGCAGGCCACCGTGGCGGCAAACAAAACCCCAAGCATCGCCGGTGCGGAACTGGCGCCTGGCTCTCACGCCAGCAAAGCGGTGAGCAATGCGTATTCGGCGTTCGAAGTGGCGTTTCTCGATCTACAAGCGCATTCCCTGAATATGCCGCTGGTGGACCTGCTGGGCGGGGCGATTCGTGATGAAGTGCCATTTAGCGCCTATCTGTTCTTCAAGTACGCGCAACACATCGACTCACCGTACAAACCGGATAGCTGGGGCGAAGCGCTGAACGAAGAGCAGATCGTCGCCCAGGCCCGACGCATGATCGAGGCCTACGGTTTCAAGAGCATCAAGCTCAAGGCCGGCGCACTGCCTCCGGAGCACGAAGTGTCGTGCATCAAGGCGCTGAAAAAAGCTTTTCCCGGTTACCCGCTGCGCATCGACCCGAACGGCAATTGGTCGCTGGAAACTTCGATTCGCATGGCTGAACTGCTGGGTGATGACCTGCAGTATTACGAAGACCCGACGCCGGGTCTCGATGGCATGGCCGAGTTGCACAAGCGCACCGGTTTGCCGCTGGCGACCAATATGGTGGTCACTGACTTTGATGAGTTCCGCCGTAGCGTGGCCCTGAACAGCGTGCAGATCGTGCTCGCCGACCATCATTACTGGGGGGGGCTGCGCGACACTCAGGCGCTGGCAAAAATGTGCGACACCTTCGGTCTTGGCGTGTCCATGCATTCCAATTCGCACTTGGGCATCAGCCTGATGGCCATGGCGCATGTCGCCGCCTCGGTGCCCAACCTCGATTACGCCTGCGACACTCATTACCCCTGGCAGGAACCGGACGAAGAGGTGATCAAGGGCGGCAAGCTACCCATCGTCGATGGCTGCGTGAAAATCACCCGTGCGCCAGGGTTGGGCCTTGAGCTGGATCACGATCAATTGGGCACGCTGCATGATCAATACCTGACCTGCGGCATTCGTCAGCGCAATGACGTGAAGCAGATGCAGCGTTACAAGCCTGACTGGAAGACGATCAAACCGCGTTTTTGATCGCGCATTCCCTTACAAACCGGCAACTGTCCCTTCGCGCTCCAGCCCGTCCGACTGGCAACAGGCGCGAAGGCAGTCAGAGCCGCTCATGTGTTATCCGGCGCCAGAAACCGTTGCTCGATGGCATCCGCAAACGGGTACAACGAAAACCAGGGCCTGGCTTCGTCGATCACCCGCTGAAATGACGGTCTCTGTACCAACCTGTCGAAATAGGCGCTCAAATGGCCGTAGTCATCGGGGAATGGCACGAGCGTGCTGGCATAGAAAAGAGCCGGGGCGGCGGCGCAATCGGCCATGCTGAACTCCGGGCTGGCCACCCAGACTCTGGACGCCATCCGGCGCTCGAGCATGCCGTACGCCGTTTCCAGCGTAGACCGCTCCCTGGTCAAATCACCGTTGGTCGCGTGTAGCCGATCACTGACAATCTGTTGCATCGGCACTTGTACATAATGGTCGAAGAAACGATCCCATAACCGGACCTCCAGCGCGCTATCCCAATCGTCTGGAACCAGTCTGTGTTTGCCTGGGTACCGTCGATCCAGGTACTCGATGATGATGCTGGACTCCGGCAGATTTCGCTGGTGAGCATGGTCGCGAATAATCGGGAACTTACCGATTGGCCACAATGCCTGAAGTTCTGCGCGGTCGGCAGCGTCCCCGAGATCGATGATCCTTCTCTCGAATTCGGTGCCGTTTTCGTAAAGCGCGATGAGTACTTTGTGACAGAACGACGCCAGCGGATGGTAGTAAAGCGTCAGCGACATCTTTCAACTCCTCATTTGAGGTGAGGGGGCGAGAGCCCTGGAACTGATGAAGGTGGGTCAATAAACAATCATAGGCGGATGTTGGCGATGCGTCAGGACCGCCTCTTTCAAGCTTGCGTACTTGCAGACGGAAGAATCCCTGCTTAACTGTGAGCCACTGGTCGGTTTGTGACTTGGTGGTCATGGCGTTCATCTCAGCGCCCTTGTACCGTTGTCGCTGGTTCGTGCTGTCAGGCTTGCCCGGAGGAAGCCGGATAGTCATTCACGCTGGGTGTTGATCCAATTTTGTTCAAGGAAGAGAGTGACATGATGCTGAAAACTGCGATCGTCGAGATTGGTAAGAAGTACAAGGTTTATACCGAGCATTATCTCAACGCCACCGCCGACAAGACCATTATTCTGGTCAATGGCTCGCTGGCAACGACCGCATCTTTTGCCCAGACGGTGCGCTACCTTCGGCCACGCTTCAACGTAGTCCTCTACGATCAGCCCTACGCCGGTCAATCGAAACAGCACAACCAGCACGACCAACCGATCCGCAAGGAAGACGAGGCCGCCATCCTGTTGGAGTTGATCGAGCACTTTCGCGCGCAGCATGTGATGTCCTTTTCCTGGGGCGGGGCGGCGACCTTGCTGGCGCTGGCGCAGCATCCGCGACGAATCGAAAAGGCAGTGATCAGTTCATTCGCCGCACGGATCAACACGCCGATGCGCGATTATCTGGAAAGCGGCCGGCATTTTCTCCAGGCCTGCGATCGGCGCAATGTCGGGCGCTTGATCAACAGCACCATCGGCAAGCACCTGCCGTCGCTGTTCAAGCGTTTCAATGAACGCCATGTCAGTAGCCTGGACGAGCACGAATACCGGCAAATGCATTTTCACGTCAATGAGGTGCTGACTCAGGACACGCACTGCTACGTTTCCTGTGCCGATGCCATCGACGTCCCGCTGCTGTTTATCAACGGTGAATGGGATGAATACACGTCGGTGGAAGATGCCCGGCTGTTTGCGACCCATACCCGTCAGGCTCAGTTTCAGACCATCAAGAACACCGGGCACTTCCTCGATATGGAACACCCGACAGCCTGGCATGACACCCAGCAAGCCTTGTTGGGCTTTCTGCAGCCGGTCGCCAAAATACCGAGCCAACCCCGGGACCTGACATTCAGTAGCAAAGCATCAGTGATTCCGCCCCTTCAGTCAGCTAGCTGGGTGCGGCTTTAACTGGCGCAGCAACTCAATCTGATCTGCCGGGACCAGAGTGCGCAGGGCTTTATACAGCGCGCGGGTTTCAAGCAGGTTCCAGACGCGCAGCATGGTTTCCAGGGCATCCAGCGGCTTGCTGATGAAGTCTTTGGCGCCCAGGGCCAGCGCGCGCAGGCGGGTATCGCGGGTGGCGTCGGCGGTGAGTACGAGGATCGGCAGGTATTCGCCGGTCGGGATGCGCCGGTTGAGTTGTTCCAGTACGGCAAAGCCGTCGAACTCCGGCATGTGCAGGTCGAGAATTACCAGGTCAGGCTCGAAGCTGTTGAACAGGTCCAGGGTTCGCAGCGGCTGAGTGCTGCTCAGTACGTTGGTCAACCCTTCGCGGACAAGCAGTTGCTCCATCAAGTCGAGGTTGGGCCGTTGGTCGTCGATGATCAGAATACGCAGGTCGGTGTTCACGCGGGCTCCGGTAGATGCTGGTCAAGATGGGCGAGGAATGAAGGGATGTGAATCGGCTTGGTCAGCACCGCCGTCGCTCCCGCTTCCAGCAATGCCAGATGAGTGAGGTCGCTGGCATCGGCGGTGATCATCAGCACTGGAATGGCGCGGGTGATGGAAGACTGGCGCAAGCGTTGCAGAACATTGAAACCATCAAGATCCGGCAGCACCACGTCGAGCAAAATCAGTTGCGGCGCGTGTTGACGAGCCAAGTCCAGACCCATTTGCCCCTGCATGCTTGAGAGCAACTGGATGTGCGGTCGTCGTTGCAGCAGGGTTTCAATCAGGGCCAGGCTCGAGAGATTGTCTTCGATACACAGCACTTTGCCCTGATAATCGGGAGCGGTGAGGGCAGCTGTGACTGTTGGGTAGTTGATGCGTGCAGCAAGCGGCTTGATGGCTGGTTGCAGGCGCACGAAGGGCAGCTCCAGGGTGAAACTGGAACCTGCGCCGGGCAGGCTTTTGACGGTCAGGCTGCCGTTCATCATTTCCAACAGACTCTTGCTCAAGGCCAGGCCCAGGCCGGTGCCTTCCACGTTCGGATCGGTCTCCAGGCGCTCGAACGGCTTGAACAGTTGCTCCAGTCGATCGGCCGCAATGCCTTTGCCGGTATCGCAGACCGCCACGGCAATTCGCTGTTGAACAATCCTGACTTCAATGTGCACCTTGCCTTCGGGGCGGTTGTATTTGATCGCGTTCGATAACAAGTTGAGCAGCACCTGAACCAGGCGTTGCCGATCGGCGACGATTGCGCTGTCGGCGGCCAGCATCGGCAGTTCAACCAGCTGAATGTCGGCGTCGCAGGCCATCGGGGAAACCAGCGTCAGGGCTTCTTGCAGCACCACCGCCAAGGGCACGGCTTCAACGTTGAGGGGCAGGCGCCCGGCCTCGATCTTGGCGATGTCCAGCACCTCGTTGATCAGCGTCAGCAAGTGTTGTCCGGCCCGCAAGATGTGACCGATCTGCGCCCGTTGCCCCTTGGGCGAGTCCATGTCCAGCAGTTGTGCGAAGCCGAGAATGGAGTTGAGCGGGGTACGCAGTTCGTGGCTCATGCGCGACAGAAATTCGCTTTTGGCGCGGCTGGCGCGTTCGGCTTCTTCCCGTGCGGTGCTCAGCGCGATCTCGGCGGCACGGCGATCGGTGATGTCGCGGGTGATCTTGGAGAATCCGCGCAGGGCGCCACTGCTGTCGTATTGCGCGGTTATCACCACGCTGGCCCAGAAGCGGCTGCCATCCTTGCGGCAACGCCACGCCTCTTCCATGTAATGACCGTCGCGAGTGGCCTCGCGCAGTGCCATGTCGGGATGCTGCGGGCATTCTTGCGACAGATAAAACACCGAGAAATGCTGGCCGACGATTTCCTGTTCCGTATAACCCTTGATCCGTTCGGCGCCCGCATTCCAACTGGTGACGAAGCCCTGTGTGTCGAGGGCGAAAATACCGTAGTCCTTCACCCCGTCGATGATCAGCCGCAGGCGCTCTTCGTTATCGCGCAAGGCCCGTTCACGTTCGGCCAGCAACAGCCCGGCTTCGACCAGACGTGTGCCCAATTGACCGATCTCATCGTTCTCCGGCGGTTGCGGCAACAACGGCTGACCGAGTGCCAGGCGTTGTGCGTTGCCCTGGACCTGTTTGACCCGGGCGACGATGCCCTTGGACAGGAACAGCACCGCCACAATGGCGCCAAACAACCCGCAGGCCGCGGCCAGCAGGGTGGAGAACAACAACCGCTGTCGAGTGGAGGCGGCGGCCGCCGTGCGCTCGGCCAGCAGCGTGTCTTCAAGGGTGCGCATGGCGCTGATGCGTTCGCGCAATTCGTCGAGGATGTGCTTGTTGTTGATCAGGATGGTGGTGATCGACTCGGGTGTGGCGTTGCGATCATCGAGCAGTTCAACCAGACCCTCGACCTTGGTCTCGATCAACGGAGTAATCGCCTCCAGGTGTTTGCGCACCCGCACGTCGCGAACGTTGCTGTCGAGCCGTCGCAGTGCGGATTCGATCAAGGGTTTGGCTTGCCGATAACCCGGCAGGAAATCCTCGCGTCGAGTCAGCAAATAACCGCGCACGCTGGCGGCGGCCTCGGCAAGCAGTGTGTGCACCGCCTGAATATCGCCTTGCACCAGCAGCACCCGGCGCACGTCCTCTTCCGCGCGTGCGGTCTGGCGTTCGGTGATGTAGATCAGCACCAGCGAGAGCATCAGGATCACCAACGGCAGGGAAATCACCACGAGGGCTTTGCCTCGTAATGGCAGATCGGCCCAGCGGCGCGCGCTTGATACTTTCATGACTGAGTCACCAGGCCGAGGGCAATGCCACGGACAGCGGCCTGAGTTCGGTCGGCGGCGCCGAGTTTGCCGATGACCCGTTCCACATGGGCCTTGGCCGTGCCCGTAGTGATGCCGAGTTCTTCGCCGATTTCACGATTGCTGAAACCGCTGGCCACCAATCCAAGGACCTGGCGTTCGCGGGCGGTCAAGGTTTCGGCAGGCGCGGCACCACTGGCGTTGCGCTCGGTCATGCGCCGCAGCAGACGCGCGCTGACGGCGCTATTGAGGGCTTCCTCACCCGCGGCGACGCGTTGCAGGGCGTTGATTACTTCATCGCGGCTGGCGTCTTTGAGCAGGTAGCCCACGGCACCGGCATTCATCGCCGCTTCCAGGTGATCCGGGCTGTCGTCCATGGTGAAGATCACCACTTTCAGGGTCGGCAGGCGCTGCTGAAGAATTCGCGCCGCGCCCAACCCATTGAGCACGGGCATGCGAATGTCGAGGATGACGATGTCGGGTAGCAGACGTTCGCACGCGTCTACCGCTTCCTGGCCATCGCGGGCCTGGCCGACCACTTCGAATTGCGGATGGCCCGCCAGCAGCGCGACGAAGCCGGTCCGGGTGACCTCATGATCGTCCGCCAGAACCAGACGTAAAACTTCAGTCATTGAGCTGTTCCATTGAGGTCGGAGGGCACGGTGGCACGCAGTTGCGTTCCGCCATGCGCATGGCTGACGCAGGTGAAATCACCGCCCAGCAGGCTCGCGCGCTCCTGCATCGCGGCGAGCCCCAAGTGCCGGGCACCGCAGGTGTCGAGGCGTTGTTCCATGGCAAAACCTTTGCCGTTGTCGTCCACCCGCAGCGAGGCTTGCCCTTCGTGCAGTTCCAGCGAGAGGACGACGTGACTGGCCTGCGCATGTTTGAGAATGTTGTTGATACCTTCCTGGGCAATCCGGAACAGGGCGATTTCCACCTGGCTGGGCAAGCGTGCTTCGCAACGCGTGCTCCAGTTCACTTTGATCCCGGCGTCGCGCAGGCGATCCGCTTCTTTGTCGACCGCCTTCAGCAAGCCAAAGTCGTCGAGCACCGTCGGGCGCAGGCCGCTGATAAGTTGCCGGCCTTCACCGACGCAATGCTGGGCCAGTGCAAGAATCGTCTGTAAGTCCGTGCCGAGTTCGTCGGGCAGTGGCGGGCAGCGACCGGCAAAACCTTGCAGACGCTGATGCAGCCCGGCGAGGGTTTGCGCGAGGCCGTCGTGCAGGTCGTAAGCCATGCGTTTGCGTTCGTCTTCCTGTGCCCTGAACAGCCTGTGCACCAGATCGGACATGGTGCGCTCGCGCGCGACCAAGGCATCCAGCAGACGCTGGTTTTCCAGGTGCGCGGCCAGCAGGGTGGCGAGCAACTGCAGGGATTCGATGTCCTCGGTGTCCGGCGCACTGATGCTGACACTGTTGGCCAGCACCAACGCACCGAAGGCCGAGCCATCACCACCGCGCAAAGGCACCCGCAGCACATTGGGCAGGATTGCGCTCGGCTGCTCCTGCCATTGCGGAGTGCGCATCGCGGTATCGGCGAGGTGTTCGAGGCTGTTTAAACGATCACGGCTGCCGTGACTGGCGGTGGTCCTGACCTGCGCATCCTCGTCCCATTCCAGCAATAACGCGTGGTCCATCGCGAGGAAGGCACAGGCCCGTTGCAGCACGCGTTGGCGCATCGCTTCGGGGGCCAGTTGCGTCAGTTCCTGGCCGGTATCCACCAGCAGCCGCAGGCGCGCGGCGCGACTTTGCGATTGCCGATATTGGGTGCGAATGGCCAGGGCGCTACCGGGGTCATGATCAGGAATTTGCATGGGCGGGTTCCGGCGCAGACACGCCCGTTCGGGCAGGGGCGTCATTAAACCTTGTTAACGGGGCAGGGCGCTATCTGCCGAATGGCATAGGCAAATGACTCCGGTTGGCCGATGGCGGGTGGCGTTTCGAGCGGCACAGTGTCGCCATCGACCACCATTGGAATAGCGCAATGAAATTCAAGACATCAACCATCGCCCTGTTGTTCGCCCTGACCGCGCCGTTGGCCCAGGCGTTGGAGGCAGTGCCTTACGTTTACAGCAGCGTGGCCGAACAGCCCGGTAACGTGAAGGATCGTGAAATCGCCGCACTGTTTGATCAATGGAATAGCGCGTTGAAGAGCGGCAATGTTCAAAGCGTGGTCGACCTGTATGCGCCGAACGCCGTGCTGCAGCCGACGGTTTCCAATAAGGTGCGCACCACCCCGGCGCAGATCAAGGACTACTTCGACCACTTCATGGCGCTCAAGCCGGTGGGGCAGATCAACTACCGTGAGATCCGCCCATTGGGCGCCAATGTGGCCATGGACAGCGGCGTCTACACCTTTTTCCTGACCGAGGCCGATGGCAAGACCCGTCAGGTGCAGGCGCGTTACACCTTCGTCTATGAACAAGTGGGCGGTCAGTGGAAGATTCTCAACCACCACTCTTCGGCGATGCCGCAAGCGCAGGTGTTGCACGCCGGGAAGTAATCGCGTCTTCGACGCCTGATGATGATTAAGCACAAGCCCGCTCCCACAGGTTCCGCGCCTGACTGACATTACCGACACGGCCCACCTTGAAATGGGCCGTGTGCGTTGTGCTCAATTCAACGCCAGGTCGTCCACAGGCTGCTGCCCGCGGGCCAGCGCTGCGCGTTGCAAGTGGCTGGCGATCAGGGTGTTTTTCAGCAGGTAGGCAATGGTCATCGGTCCGACGCCACCGGGCACCGGGGTGATCGCACGGGCGACGGTGCGGGCGCTGGCGTAATTGACATCGCCCACCAGACGGTTGCCGGACTCGCTGGCGATGCGGTTGATGCCGACATCGATCACCACCGCACCGGGTTTC
The Pseudomonas lini DNA segment above includes these coding regions:
- a CDS encoding TonB-dependent siderophore receptor; translation: MNRLYRTSRQGVAAPRFALNPLNLGLGLLLSSAVPSVWAAATELPAVSVTGEDTSGYQADSASVGGFEAAPLLDTPASISVVNEALIKDQQARLLSEVLRNDASVGESYAPVGYYENFVVRGFSLNSASSYKINGRAITGEQNVGLENKQQVELLKGLSGLQSGVSEPGGLVNYVTKRPADVRSVTVSTDDRGSGYLATDVGGWFGSEQQFGLRANLAHEDLHSYVEHTNGQRDFASLAFDWNISPDALLQLDAEYQTKEQRSAPGYQLLGGSSLPHHASPKKLLAHQSGSKPVTTDALNLNGNFEYRFSEQWKGSVSASRSRVVIDDYSSFAWGCYGSASCASAAVPNYFSPEGDYDIYDFRSPDDTRRNDEVQAALSGRFETGGLGHELSVGTSAFRRVVDKRDAINQMIGSANINSEPADFGRYEGPLNDSYRRLDSRQYGLFFNDRISFNEQWQAVLGGREVRLDEETFDSQGDTTRHTQRYEFLPQAALIYKPVQNLSLYTRYSKGLSLGGEAAWFTTNAYEILAPTVSRQIEAGIKYDWQRISLAAALFQIRQAYQYSRPNDDGTFTFTQQGEQKNTGLELSANGWASQRLQISASVAAIRARVTDSGTPAYEGHQAINVPTLRASLYGDYALPWFDGLALLGGVQYSASKYANRQGEVQTGAYAIFNIGSRYSTRIDGYDTVFRLTVDNLFDKRYWRDAGEYIGDGYVFQGAPLTARLSASINF
- a CDS encoding LysR substrate-binding domain-containing protein, which encodes MFELTQLRCFTTVATELNFRRAAERLNMTQPPLSRQIQLLEHHLGVELFTRSTRSVALTAAGRAFFIEAQNLLERAQQAAVTARRFAEGDIGTVNISFVGSAVYEFLPKVIAEARLKQPQVKIDLSEMNTYQQHEALRARRIDLGIVRAPLLEPGYATECLVREPFVLAVPHNHRLASAETVSVKDLDAQPFLMYSHAAYPPFNELLTGMLRSARVAPEYVQWLGSSLTILALVNAGMGLALVPRCATSVVFKNVVFRDIDLGEGVQSELHLIWRENNDNPAFAMLLEGIRKAVRDGWGL
- a CDS encoding MFS transporter, with product MNNHQSPPDPSVLARAVAKVKRHVLPLFVVMFIVNYIDRVNIGFVRSHLETDLGIGAAAYGLGAGLFFIGYAIFEVPSNMLLQRYGARAWLTRIMFTWGAAAMAMAFVRGETSFYVLRFILGAAEAGFFPGIIYYFTQWLPSTERGKAMAIFLSGSAIASVISGPVSGALLHVNGLSLHGWQWMFLIEGFASIVLCGFVWYWLQSHPREAKWLSVEEKDALVSAIALEQQAREAVQTVKPSMFKLLADRQIALFCFIYFSIALTIYGATFWLPSMIKKMGNLGDFQIGLFNSIPWIISILAMYGFAAMASKWKYQQAWVAVTLVIAAFGMFMSTTGGPIFAFVAICFAAIGFKAASALFWPIPQGYLDARIAAAVIALINSIGNLGGFVAPTAFGFLEQTTGSIEGGLYGLAATSLVAAVVIFFARTAPRGDTRSSLTGKPVDAAAPKKPVSHQALNTEPKGAAS
- a CDS encoding glucarate dehydratase family protein, with product MKIKRVTVTPIAFRDPPLLNASGIHEPFALRSIIEIESDNGYIGLGESYGDAPALAIQQQLQSQLIGLDPFNLNQLRAIVQATVAANKTPSIAGAELAPGSHASKAVSNAYSAFEVAFLDLQAHSLNMPLVDLLGGAIRDEVPFSAYLFFKYAQHIDSPYKPDSWGEALNEEQIVAQARRMIEAYGFKSIKLKAGALPPEHEVSCIKALKKAFPGYPLRIDPNGNWSLETSIRMAELLGDDLQYYEDPTPGLDGMAELHKRTGLPLATNMVVTDFDEFRRSVALNSVQIVLADHHYWGGLRDTQALAKMCDTFGLGVSMHSNSHLGISLMAMAHVAASVPNLDYACDTHYPWQEPDEEVIKGGKLPIVDGCVKITRAPGLGLELDHDQLGTLHDQYLTCGIRQRNDVKQMQRYKPDWKTIKPRF
- a CDS encoding glutathione S-transferase family protein, whose product is MSLTLYYHPLASFCHKVLIALYENGTEFERRIIDLGDAADRAELQALWPIGKFPIIRDHAHQRNLPESSIIIEYLDRRYPGKHRLVPDDWDSALEVRLWDRFFDHYVQVPMQQIVSDRLHATNGDLTRERSTLETAYGMLERRMASRVWVASPEFSMADCAAAPALFYASTLVPFPDDYGHLSAYFDRLVQRPSFQRVIDEARPWFSLYPFADAIEQRFLAPDNT